The proteins below are encoded in one region of Streptomyces sp. NBC_00490:
- a CDS encoding glycoside hydrolase family 3 C-terminal domain-containing protein: protein MTAQPPPTPPFRDPHLPFAKRIDDLLSRLALDEKIGFLHQFAPAVERLGVGAFRTGQEALHGVAWMGPATVFPQAVGLGATWNTDLVRRVGEAVSKEVRAMRARDDRIGLNVWSPTVNLLRHPLWGRNEEGYSEDPKLTSAIAVAYTRGLRGDHPTYWRTAPVLKHWLAHNNETDRATSSSSVRPRVLHEYDLRAFRETVEAGAVAGVMPAYNLVNGRPNHVSPYLREHLRTWTDEDLLVCSDAGAPSNLVDHEHYYDTHEEATAASLLAGVDSFTDHGTDSSQITGRVRKAYEQGLLTEADIDTAVRRQLSVRFRLGEFDPQYDPHALTRDFDTPAHRALAQEAAEQSVVLLRNDGVLPLAPDTRLAVVGLLADECKLDWYSGTLIHRSTPLEGLYERFGADRIEFAEGVDRVLLKTSDGTFLHVPEANADDEVRGAEGALDPALLAGRTDLPPLTTHAVGTELALVDWGEGVLTLRAPDGRYLSVAEDGYVRASADQPGGWIVQETFRLEPHGNGHLLRHVGTGRHVAVGADGVKVADENAELGDQPEIFTLIVAEHGRDAVSRAAADADVVLVVAGNDPHIEGRETEDRRTLALPAHQDRLLRAARAANPNTVLALVSAYPYTFQPGPLRAALWMSHGGQAAGTALARVLAGDVSPAGRLPQTWYADDADLPDLLDYDVLGGRQTYLYYEGTPLFPFGHGLSYASFSYGDLTSRTEDGTLQVSFTVRNTGDVTADEVAQLYARAVDPSVPRPRRELVAHRRVTLAPGETAELSFEVPLSAFEFWDVAHGRWRLEPGPYDLMAAASSEDVRLRTTVLLDGEPGGPRPVVERGLDGADFDEQSGVAIVDRTKAAGDAVTPANGGVAELVYRACDFGAGVTEVTVSVAGEGAVEISLDGGPALATLSPKTPTSGPYDYVTLRTGLTASGVHDVHLRLRGPLRHARAGFSG, encoded by the coding sequence TGTTCCCGCAGGCGGTGGGCCTGGGCGCGACCTGGAACACCGATCTCGTACGACGGGTCGGCGAGGCCGTCTCCAAGGAGGTCCGCGCGATGCGGGCCCGCGACGACCGCATCGGCCTCAACGTCTGGTCCCCGACGGTGAACCTCCTGCGCCACCCCCTGTGGGGCCGCAACGAGGAGGGCTACTCGGAGGACCCGAAGCTCACCTCGGCGATCGCCGTCGCGTACACCCGCGGGCTGCGCGGCGACCATCCGACGTACTGGCGCACCGCCCCCGTCCTCAAGCACTGGCTCGCCCACAACAACGAGACGGACCGGGCCACTTCGTCCAGCTCGGTCCGCCCGCGCGTGCTGCACGAGTACGACCTGCGCGCCTTCCGCGAGACCGTCGAGGCGGGCGCGGTGGCCGGGGTGATGCCCGCGTACAACCTGGTCAACGGCCGCCCGAACCACGTGAGTCCGTATCTGCGCGAGCACCTGCGCACCTGGACGGACGAGGATCTGCTCGTCTGCTCGGACGCGGGCGCGCCCTCCAACCTGGTCGATCACGAGCACTACTACGACACCCACGAGGAGGCCACCGCGGCCTCGCTCCTGGCCGGCGTCGACAGCTTCACCGACCACGGCACCGACAGCTCGCAGATCACCGGACGGGTCAGGAAGGCGTACGAACAGGGCCTGTTGACCGAGGCCGACATCGACACGGCGGTCCGCCGCCAGCTCTCGGTCCGCTTCCGCCTCGGTGAGTTCGACCCGCAGTACGACCCGCACGCGCTGACCCGGGACTTCGACACCCCGGCCCACCGCGCCCTCGCGCAGGAGGCGGCCGAGCAGTCGGTCGTCCTGCTGCGCAACGACGGTGTGCTGCCGCTCGCCCCGGACACCCGGCTCGCCGTGGTCGGTCTGCTCGCCGACGAGTGCAAGCTCGACTGGTACAGCGGCACGCTGATCCATCGCTCCACCCCGCTGGAGGGCCTGTACGAGCGGTTCGGCGCCGACCGGATCGAGTTCGCGGAGGGCGTGGACCGGGTCCTGCTGAAGACGTCCGACGGAACCTTCCTCCACGTGCCCGAAGCGAACGCCGACGACGAGGTGCGCGGCGCCGAGGGTGCCCTCGACCCCGCGCTGCTGGCGGGCCGCACGGATCTCCCGCCGCTCACCACCCACGCGGTCGGCACCGAGCTCGCCCTGGTCGACTGGGGCGAGGGCGTGCTGACCCTGCGCGCGCCCGACGGCCGCTATCTCTCGGTCGCCGAGGACGGCTATGTGCGCGCCTCCGCCGACCAGCCCGGAGGCTGGATCGTCCAGGAGACATTCCGGCTGGAACCCCATGGGAACGGACACCTCCTCAGGCATGTCGGCACGGGTCGCCACGTCGCTGTCGGCGCCGACGGAGTAAAGGTTGCCGATGAAAACGCGGAACTCGGCGATCAGCCCGAAATCTTCACGCTGATCGTCGCCGAGCACGGCAGGGACGCGGTCTCCAGGGCCGCCGCCGACGCCGATGTGGTGCTGGTGGTGGCGGGCAACGACCCGCACATCGAGGGCCGCGAGACCGAGGACCGCAGGACCCTCGCCCTCCCCGCCCACCAGGACCGCCTGCTGCGGGCGGCCCGCGCCGCCAACCCGAACACGGTGCTGGCCCTGGTCTCCGCCTACCCGTACACGTTCCAGCCGGGCCCGCTGCGGGCCGCGCTCTGGATGTCCCACGGCGGCCAGGCGGCGGGTACCGCGCTGGCCCGGGTCCTGGCCGGCGACGTCTCCCCCGCGGGCCGCCTCCCGCAGACCTGGTACGCCGACGACGCCGACCTGCCCGACCTGCTGGACTACGACGTGCTCGGCGGCCGCCAGACGTACCTGTACTACGAGGGCACCCCGCTGTTCCCCTTCGGGCACGGCCTGTCGTACGCGTCCTTCTCCTACGGCGATCTCACGTCCCGCACGGAGGACGGGACGTTGCAGGTCTCCTTCACGGTCAGGAACACGGGTGACGTGACGGCCGACGAGGTCGCCCAGCTCTACGCCCGCGCCGTGGACCCCTCGGTCCCGCGCCCGCGCCGCGAGCTGGTGGCCCACCGCAGGGTCACGCTCGCCCCCGGCGAGACGGCGGAGCTGTCCTTCGAAGTCCCGCTGTCCGCCTTCGAGTTCTGGGACGTGGCACACGGCCGGTGGCGCCTGGAGCCGGGGCCGTACGACCTGATGGCGGCCGCGTCCAGTGAGGATGTGCGACTGCGTACGACGGTTCTCCTGGACGGCGAGCCGGGCGGGCCGCGCCCCGTCGTCGAACGGGGCCTGGACGGGGCCGACTTCGACGAGCAGAGCGGTGTCGCGATCGTCGACCGGACGAAGGCGGCCGGCGACGCGGTGACGCCGGCGAACGGCGGGGTGGCCGAACTGGTCTACCGGGCCTGTGACTTCGGGGCGGGCGTCACAGAGGTGACGGTGTCCGTGGCGGGCGAGGGCGCGGTGGAGATCTCGCTCGACGGTGGCCCGGCGCTCGCGACGCTGTCACCGAAGACGCCCACGTCGGGGCCGTACGACTACGTCACGCTCCGCACCGGGCTCACCGCCTCCGGTGTGCACGACGTCCACCTCAGGCTGCGCGGCCCGCTGCGGCACGCGCGTGCCGGCTTCTCCGGCTGA